A genomic window from Salvia hispanica cultivar TCC Black 2014 chromosome 5, UniMelb_Shisp_WGS_1.0, whole genome shotgun sequence includes:
- the LOC125186466 gene encoding ubiquitin-conjugating enzyme E2-17 kDa-like: MASKRILKELKDLQRDPPTSCSAGPVAEDMFHWQATIMGPSESPYAGGVFLVSIHFPPDYPFKPPKVAFRTKVFHPNINSNGSICLDILKEQWSPALTISKVLLSICSLLTDPNPDDPLVPEIAHMYKTDRAKYESTARSWTQKYAMG; the protein is encoded by the exons ATGGCGTCGAAAAGGATTCTCAAGGAGCTCAAGGATTTGCAGAGAGATCCTCCGACGTCGTGCAGCGCTG GTCCTGTAGCTGAAGACATGTTCCATTGGCAAGCAACAATCATGGGCCCTTCTGAGAGTCCATATGCTGGAGGtgtatttttagtttcaattcaTTTCCCACCTGATTATCCCTTTAAACCTCCGAAG GTTGCATTTAGGACAAAAGTATTCCACCCTAACATCAATAGCAATGGAAGCATTTGCCTTGATATTTTGAAAGAGCAGTGGAGTCCAGCATTGACTATTTCTAAG GTCCTGCTGTCTATTTGCTCGTTGTTGACGGATCCAAACCCTGATGATCCTCTTGTTCCGGAAATTGCTCACATGTACAAGACAGACCGGGCAAAATACGAGTCGACTGCTCGCAGCTGGACCCAGAAATATGCCATGGGATGA
- the LOC125186465 gene encoding 60S ribosomal protein L10 has translation MGRRPARCYRQIKNKPYPKSRFCRGVPDPKIRIYDVGMKRKGVDEFPFCVHLVSWEKENVSSEALEAARIACNKYMTKFAGKDAFHLRVRVHPFHVLRINKMLSCAGADRLQTGMRGAFGKPQGVCARVAIGQVLLSVRCKDNNSQHAQEALRRAKFKFPGRQKIIVSRKWGFTKFNRSDYVRWKSENRIQPDGVNAKLLGCHGILANRKPGSAFLTAV, from the exons ATGGGAAGAA GGCCTGCAAGGTGTTACCGCCAAATCAAGAACAAGCCGTATCCAAAATCACGGTTCTGCCGTGGTGTGCCTGATCCGAAGATCAGGATCTATGATGTAGGTATGAAGAGGAAGGGTGTGGATGAATTCCCATTCTGTGTCCACTTGGTCAGTTGGGAGAAGGAGAATGTGTCCAGTGAGGCACTTGAAGCTGCCCGTATTGCCTGCAACAAGTACATGACCAAGTTCGCTGGAAAGGACGCATTCCACTTGAGGGTCAGGGTGCATCCCTTCCATGTGCTGCGTATCAACAAGATGTTGTCGTGCGCTGGAGCTGATAGGCTCCAAACTGGTATGAGAGGTGCTTTTGGCAAGCCTCAGGGTGTGTGTGCTCGTGTGGCCATCGGGCAGGTCCTCCTTTCTGTCCGTTGCAAGGATAACAACAGCCAGCATGCCCAAGAGGCTCTGCGTCGTGCCAAGTTCAAGTTCCCAGGGCGTCAGAAGATCATTGTCAGCAGGAAGTG GGGCTTCACTAAATTCAACCGTAGCGATTACGTGAGGTGGAAATCAGAGAACAGAATTCAACCAGATGGTGTCAATGCCAAG CTGTTGGGTTGTCATGGGATATTGGCTAACCGTAAACCAGGAAGTGCGTTTTTGACCGCTGTTTAA